The following are encoded together in the Candidatus Hinthialibacter antarcticus genome:
- a CDS encoding TIGR00266 family protein, whose product MSQWYLSYDGNQVGPFDRTQAIAKAQESPNGFAWRNGFAEWMPIAQVGELNPSAMTGSAPPPVTTRVADEIDFKIIGSEMQFVEIELDPGESAVAEAGSMMYKESTIEMQTIFGDGTNQDQGFMGKLLGAGKRLLTGESLFMTVFTHTGQGKAHVSFAAPYPGNIIPVTLANMGGCLICQKDSFVCAAKGVSIGIAFQRKILTGLFGGEGFIMQKLEGDGMCFLHAGGTVVERQLGPGEVLHVDTGCVVAYEPQIDFDIQQAGNIKSMLFGGEGLFFATLRGPGKIWLQSLPFSRLAGRMLAAVPGNRKGGTGEGSVLGGLGNLLDGDGL is encoded by the coding sequence ATGTCACAGTGGTATTTAAGTTATGATGGGAACCAGGTAGGCCCCTTTGACCGAACCCAAGCCATCGCAAAAGCGCAAGAAAGCCCCAACGGCTTCGCCTGGCGCAACGGCTTCGCCGAATGGATGCCGATTGCCCAAGTGGGTGAACTCAATCCATCCGCCATGACTGGCTCAGCGCCGCCGCCGGTTACGACCCGCGTCGCGGATGAGATAGATTTTAAAATCATCGGATCGGAAATGCAGTTCGTCGAGATCGAACTCGACCCGGGCGAAAGCGCCGTCGCGGAAGCAGGTTCGATGATGTATAAAGAATCCACCATTGAAATGCAAACCATCTTCGGCGATGGAACCAACCAGGACCAAGGCTTCATGGGAAAACTGCTCGGCGCGGGAAAACGCCTGTTGACGGGCGAGTCATTGTTTATGACGGTGTTCACCCACACAGGGCAGGGAAAAGCGCATGTCTCGTTCGCGGCGCCGTACCCTGGAAACATCATCCCCGTGACGTTGGCGAACATGGGCGGATGCTTGATCTGCCAGAAAGACAGCTTCGTTTGCGCAGCGAAAGGCGTCTCCATCGGCATCGCGTTTCAGCGCAAAATTTTAACTGGGCTATTCGGCGGCGAAGGCTTTATCATGCAGAAACTCGAAGGTGACGGCATGTGTTTTCTGCACGCTGGCGGAACCGTGGTCGAGCGGCAATTAGGCCCTGGCGAAGTGTTGCATGTCGACACCGGTTGCGTGGTCGCGTATGAACCGCAGATTGATTTTGATATTCAACAAGCAGGCAACATCAAATCCATGTTGTTCGGCGGCGAGGGTTTGTTCTTTGCGACGCTGCGCGGGCCGGGAAAAATCTGGCTGCAATCGCTTCCGTTCTCGCGACTGGCGGGACGTATGCTGGCGGCTGTTCCTGGCAACCGAAAAGGCGGCACAGGCGAAGGCTCCGTGCTTGGCGGCCTTGGAAACCTGTTGGATGGAGACGGGCTCTAA